From a single Candidatus Sysuiplasma acidicola genomic region:
- a CDS encoding RNA-guided pseudouridylation complex pseudouridine synthase subunit Cbf5: protein MSEHPPAAGGGYGVGLQERSMEEMLDTSIIIIDKPAGPTSHQVSAWVAKMLGVEKAGHAGTLDPSVTGVLPVALGRAARALDAMNYLRKSYIGIIRFHGDISRKQLDEILPRFTGRIFQVPPVRSAVKRERRIREIHALTVMEQRERLFLFNVECQSGTYVRTLCRDIGLAMCTGSQMEELRRTRSGPFGEDMAIPLQKLQDAVHYWKSGDASMLRSVMVPYEKLLQSFPAVELKDSAVDSVCHGANLTVRGVNRVERGIKRGAIISLFSMKGEGVAMARALMSSENIENAASGIACDTLRVFMKPGTYPRFRKT, encoded by the coding sequence GTGTCTGAGCATCCGCCTGCCGCCGGAGGCGGCTATGGCGTCGGCCTGCAGGAGAGATCCATGGAGGAGATGCTCGACACATCAATCATCATAATCGACAAGCCGGCCGGACCTACAAGTCATCAGGTTTCGGCATGGGTGGCAAAGATGCTCGGTGTCGAGAAAGCAGGGCACGCCGGCACTCTGGATCCGTCCGTAACAGGGGTTCTGCCGGTTGCGCTGGGCAGAGCCGCGAGGGCGCTGGATGCAATGAACTATCTGAGGAAGAGCTACATAGGCATCATCCGTTTTCACGGCGATATATCGCGTAAACAGCTGGACGAAATTCTGCCCCGATTCACAGGCAGAATCTTCCAGGTGCCGCCGGTCAGATCGGCAGTCAAGAGGGAGAGAAGGATAAGGGAGATACACGCGCTGACAGTCATGGAGCAGAGGGAACGGCTGTTCCTGTTCAATGTTGAATGTCAGTCAGGCACGTATGTGAGGACGCTCTGCAGGGACATCGGCCTGGCGATGTGCACAGGCTCCCAGATGGAGGAACTGCGCAGGACGCGTTCCGGTCCGTTCGGCGAGGACATGGCAATCCCGCTGCAGAAACTGCAGGATGCAGTCCATTACTGGAAGAGTGGCGATGCATCTATGCTCCGCTCCGTTATGGTGCCATACGAAAAGCTCCTGCAGAGCTTTCCGGCCGTTGAACTGAAAGACAGCGCGGTAGACAGCGTATGCCACGGGGCGAATCTGACGGTGAGAGGCGTGAATCGCGTCGAAAGAGGCATAAAACGTGGTGCAATAATTTCGCTGTTCTCTATGAAGGGCGAGGGAGTCGCCATGGCCAGGGCACTAATGTCTTCAGAAAACATAGAAAACGCAGCATCGGGTATTGCCTGCGACACGCTGCGTGTCTTCATGAAGCCGGGCACATACCCGCGATTCAGGAAGACGTGA
- a CDS encoding site-specific DNA-methyltransferase, with protein MKFIPPVMESNKRRLKADGHKGDIFNPSPLGTIVCGDTVEAMRHIEDGSVDVIFADPPYFLQLSDELRRPDDSKVSGVDDAWDSFSSFEEYDAFTTSWLTECRRILKADGTMWVIGTYHNIFRIGKIMQDLGFWILNDIIWLKTNPMPNFRGRRFTNAHETLIRARRSKDSAREQFNYWDMKMLNDGKQMRSDWLLPICGGTERIRNGGLKVHSTQKPLSLLYRVILSSTKPGDTVLDPFLGTGTTGLAAEMLRRRWIGIERDERYVAASVSRIGNYLSAEKPQLSSEDPFKLFPARRAETRVSMGTLLEHGILHAGTALKSADGAFSASVNADGSVTMGSVRGSIHEIAGRACGRERANGWDFWTLKLRGKIVPLDECRRIYREEYCESGE; from the coding sequence ATGAAATTCATTCCCCCGGTTATGGAGTCAAACAAAAGGCGCCTTAAGGCTGACGGCCACAAGGGCGACATTTTCAATCCTTCTCCGCTCGGTACGATTGTATGCGGGGATACGGTGGAGGCCATGAGGCACATTGAGGACGGCAGCGTGGACGTCATCTTTGCCGATCCTCCATATTTCCTTCAGTTGAGCGATGAACTGAGAAGGCCGGATGACAGCAAAGTGTCGGGCGTGGATGACGCATGGGACAGTTTTTCCTCATTTGAGGAGTACGATGCATTCACAACCAGCTGGCTCACCGAATGCAGACGTATTCTGAAGGCTGACGGAACGATGTGGGTCATAGGAACTTATCACAATATATTCAGGATTGGCAAAATAATGCAGGATTTGGGGTTCTGGATTCTAAACGACATCATCTGGTTGAAGACAAACCCGATGCCAAACTTCAGGGGAAGACGCTTCACGAACGCACATGAGACGCTCATCCGGGCGCGCCGATCGAAGGATTCAGCCCGCGAACAGTTCAATTACTGGGACATGAAAATGCTCAACGACGGCAAGCAGATGCGAAGCGACTGGCTCCTCCCCATATGCGGAGGTACTGAGCGCATCAGGAATGGTGGCCTGAAGGTTCATTCAACGCAGAAGCCGCTGTCCCTTCTCTACAGAGTCATACTTTCGTCCACAAAGCCCGGCGACACTGTCCTCGATCCTTTTCTTGGCACCGGAACCACTGGTCTGGCGGCGGAAATGCTCCGCAGAAGGTGGATTGGCATTGAGAGAGATGAACGTTACGTGGCCGCTTCCGTCTCAAGGATTGGGAACTATCTCAGTGCTGAGAAACCGCAGCTTTCATCCGAAGATCCGTTTAAGCTCTTTCCTGCACGAAGAGCGGAAACGCGTGTCTCGATGGGCACGCTGCTGGAGCATGGCATATTGCACGCCGGCACCGCGCTGAAGTCAGCAGACGGTGCATTCAGTGCAAGCGTTAACGCCGACGGAAGCGTCACCATGGGCTCTGTCCGCGGCAGCATACACGAGATTGCCGGGCGCGCATGTGGAAGGGAAAGGGCAAACGGATGGGACTTCTGGACGCTTAAACTCAGGGGAAAAATAGTGCCGCTTGACGAGTGCAGGCGCATCTATCGGGAGGAATATTGTGAATCAGGTGAATGA
- a CDS encoding acetyl-CoA C-acetyltransferase, with protein sequence MNDRDVYVVHYKRTAFSRSRPSEPQRDVFNSIRMDYALSLLIRDAVAETAIRPGEIGDVVIGCAYQRDENWTFGGRHPVFLANMPVEVPSMVLDRACSSSLNALSIGAMEIMTGNADIVLAGGMEHMTHIPRLSNRLCEPLLSDERYASYRMDIGYNMGLTAENLAKQRGISRAEMDEYALRSHRLAASAVEEGYLRDEILPITVATDSGPLTVETDQSIRPDATMEKLSSLLPAFVNDGLITAGNSSPLNAGATLVALMSGKKLSEYGLEPLAKISSMGWASGDPSLMGAMVVPAIRKALSRAEMDASDVDIWEINEAFAVVVINAIRELGIDQNRVNRRGGAIAIGHPLGASGGRIAGTLTRMLRGRAGETGVAALCVGGGQGYAMVFERV encoded by the coding sequence GTGAATGACAGGGATGTCTACGTCGTGCACTACAAACGAACTGCTTTCAGCCGTTCGAGACCGTCTGAACCGCAAAGGGACGTGTTCAACTCAATCAGGATGGATTATGCGCTCTCTCTGCTCATACGTGACGCGGTTGCCGAAACGGCGATCAGGCCTGGCGAGATTGGCGACGTTGTGATTGGCTGCGCTTATCAGAGGGATGAAAACTGGACGTTCGGTGGAAGACATCCCGTTTTTCTTGCAAACATGCCTGTGGAAGTCCCTTCCATGGTTCTTGACCGCGCATGCTCATCCTCTCTCAATGCCCTGTCGATAGGTGCGATGGAAATAATGACCGGGAATGCGGACATCGTTCTGGCCGGCGGAATGGAGCACATGACGCACATACCGAGGCTCTCCAACAGACTCTGCGAGCCTCTGCTTTCGGATGAACGGTATGCTTCATACCGCATGGACATCGGCTACAATATGGGGCTCACAGCCGAGAACCTCGCAAAACAGCGTGGCATTTCGCGCGCTGAGATGGACGAATATGCGCTCAGGAGTCACAGACTAGCTGCTTCGGCGGTCGAAGAGGGCTACCTGCGCGACGAGATACTGCCGATCACCGTAGCCACCGATAGTGGGCCTTTGACTGTGGAGACAGATCAGAGCATACGGCCAGACGCGACGATGGAGAAGCTGTCGTCTCTTCTGCCTGCATTTGTAAATGATGGACTCATAACTGCCGGCAATTCGTCTCCCCTGAATGCCGGCGCGACGCTCGTTGCACTGATGTCCGGAAAAAAATTGAGTGAATATGGCCTTGAGCCGCTTGCAAAAATTTCATCGATGGGGTGGGCGTCCGGCGATCCTTCACTGATGGGTGCAATGGTCGTTCCAGCCATAAGGAAGGCACTGTCCAGGGCAGAGATGGACGCATCTGACGTTGACATCTGGGAGATCAACGAAGCATTCGCGGTTGTAGTCATAAACGCAATCAGGGAACTGGGTATCGACCAGAATCGTGTCAATCGCAGGGGCGGCGCAATTGCAATCGGTCATCCTCTCGGAGCTTCAGGTGGACGGATCGCCGGAACGCTTACAAGGATGCTGAGGGGCAGAGCGGGCGAAACGGGGGTTGCCGCGCTATGTGTCGGAGGAGGACAGGGCTACGCGATGGTGTTCGAACGGGTCTGA
- a CDS encoding methyltransferase domain-containing protein codes for MSLRSDRDNGQLWMPGEERFGRISSRCYSLASRSRTMKKFHEFVMGDLLSLDFSTVLDIGCGPGTVLLSLAQNREGLLGSGIDPSIHMVRIASGRARRLGLLQRVKFAQGSNRYIPLEDRFDVIYTSLSFHHWKDNAESITGIMQRLKERGRFIVYEITDDGSLARKFLKAHLMSKENFEAVSARTGIKTEVREEEGFIRAIFTR; via the coding sequence ATGAGTCTGCGATCTGACAGGGACAACGGTCAGTTGTGGATGCCGGGCGAAGAGCGGTTCGGCCGCATCAGTTCAAGATGCTACAGCCTGGCGAGCCGCAGTCGCACGATGAAGAAGTTCCACGAATTTGTCATGGGCGATCTGCTCTCATTAGACTTTTCCACTGTTCTGGACATCGGTTGCGGACCGGGCACGGTGCTGCTCTCTCTCGCCCAGAATCGGGAGGGTTTACTGGGATCGGGCATCGATCCGTCAATACATATGGTCCGTATCGCGTCCGGAAGGGCCCGCCGGCTGGGCCTGTTGCAACGAGTGAAATTCGCACAGGGCAGCAACAGGTACATACCGCTCGAGGACAGATTTGATGTCATTTACACGAGTCTCTCATTCCACCACTGGAAAGATAATGCGGAGAGCATTACAGGCATAATGCAGAGACTGAAAGAGAGGGGCCGTTTCATTGTCTACGAGATCACGGACGACGGGAGTCTGGCGAGAAAGTTTCTGAAAGCGCACCTGATGAGCAAAGAAAACTTTGAAGCAGTATCGGCAAGAACGGGTATAAAGACTGAAGTGCGTGAGGAAGAAGGATTCATAAGGGCGATATTCACAAGATGA